A region from the Helcococcus ovis genome encodes:
- a CDS encoding helix-turn-helix domain-containing protein translates to MMEEQNFRIYIKNLRMQNNLSITEAAKLAYMNRKTLSRLEDGNTKISIDNLIALSAVYKKDLIQKYNDYMHYVDDEIMEKMNIIENKLVDMEYNDLLDDLKIFEKFLNKNLYIIQYYNFIKGVYYLRSKEKNIDLAYKLFLEVLTTSNKNFNLDNYLNFKYSILEFRCLKEIAICFEIKKNKKKYQDIIYFCNKNVIPISNTYFSIKLNYIIIQLNKNKFLECINEIEDCICKMNKYSYRDYLPYFYYLKYQVYDKMNDKQNAAKSLDNAISACDLFNKLNLKKIIFKKHGI, encoded by the coding sequence ATGATGGAAGAACAGAATTTTAGAATATATATAAAAAATTTAAGAATGCAAAACAATCTATCAATAACCGAAGCTGCAAAGTTAGCATATATGAATAGAAAGACTTTATCTAGGCTGGAAGATGGAAATACAAAAATATCTATAGATAATTTAATTGCTTTATCAGCTGTTTATAAGAAAGACTTAATTCAAAAATATAATGATTACATGCATTATGTTGATGATGAAATTATGGAAAAAATGAATATTATTGAAAATAAATTGGTAGATATGGAATATAACGATTTATTAGATGATTTAAAAATTTTTGAAAAATTTTTAAATAAAAATTTGTATATTATTCAATATTATAATTTTATAAAAGGAGTTTATTATTTAAGATCTAAAGAAAAAAATATAGATTTAGCATATAAATTATTTTTAGAAGTATTAACCACAAGTAACAAAAATTTTAATTTAGATAATTATTTAAATTTTAAATATTCAATATTGGAATTTAGATGTCTAAAGGAGATAGCAATTTGTTTTGAAATTAAAAAAAATAAAAAAAAATATCAAGATATAATATATTTTTGTAATAAAAATGTTATACCTATTTCAAACACATATTTTTCTATAAAATTAAATTATATAATAATTCAATTAAACAAAAATAAATTCTTAGAATGTATAAATGAAATCGAAGATTGTATATGCAAGATGAACAAATATTCATACCGTGATTATTTACCTTATTTTTATTATCTGAAATATCAGGTTTATGATAAAATGAATGATAAACAAAATGCAGCTAAATCCTTAGATAATGCAATTTCAGCATGTGATTTGTTTAATAAATTAAATTTGAAAAAAATAATATTTAAGAAACATGGTATTTAA
- a CDS encoding efflux RND transporter periplasmic adaptor subunit, with translation MKPIIIDMDKMSDSTEVYNSKPNPFLIYFIYFVLLMILIAFGWMYFLKIDVVVKANGIFRSSVEQTELSSEISGKVVKVDMSEGKYVKKGNVLIALDSSSIDKNINDRKSIGDDIEKRLEILKAYEKYLNGDINSLDEYKNNKYYDEFINKKKLLELSIKNNKDNSVENTKSQHKSEVNTLKNENEKNNFEITNLRKVQKNIENGVNKFDKSQIYYYSIVNRYLSNYNSNKINFDNKISLLNDEIKSLENQKLNLENNDNIYEIDKKINSLNENIKNIKNEKEILLKNLKIEQIAAIEEQIKILENKNDSLNSRKILLSEQINQIDNSERKDLKEISKLSELKNISQEILSYENKNKENNIQLEQYNKEKEKYIIKAKSSGYIYINQELKEGSFVTQGANICRILSENSGEFFAEIYVENKDIGKINNSQNIKLEIPSYPSQEYGYFEGEINYVSKDVKFDKNSGKSYYLIRVNFKNEDLISKNIKLINGMFVKSNIILEQKNILLYILNKLNFFD, from the coding sequence ATGAAACCTATAATAATTGATATGGATAAAATGTCAGATAGTACAGAGGTTTATAATTCAAAACCAAATCCTTTTCTAATATATTTTATTTATTTCGTATTGCTTATGATTTTAATAGCATTTGGATGGATGTATTTCTTAAAAATAGATGTAGTTGTAAAGGCAAATGGAATTTTTAGAAGTAGTGTTGAGCAAACAGAGTTAAGTAGTGAAATAAGTGGAAAAGTTGTTAAAGTTGATATGTCAGAAGGAAAATATGTAAAAAAAGGAAATGTTTTAATTGCATTAGATTCATCTTCTATTGATAAAAATATTAATGATAGAAAAAGTATAGGAGATGATATCGAAAAGAGATTGGAAATATTAAAAGCCTATGAAAAATATTTAAATGGAGATATAAATTCATTAGACGAGTATAAAAATAATAAATATTATGATGAATTTATTAATAAAAAGAAGTTATTGGAACTAAGTATAAAAAATAATAAAGATAATAGTGTTGAAAATACTAAATCTCAACATAAATCTGAAGTAAATACTCTTAAAAATGAAAATGAAAAAAATAATTTTGAAATAACAAATTTAAGAAAAGTGCAGAAAAATATAGAAAATGGAGTTAATAAATTTGATAAATCGCAAATTTATTACTATAGTATTGTAAATAGGTATTTATCAAATTATAACTCAAATAAAATTAATTTTGATAATAAAATTTCTTTATTAAATGATGAAATTAAAAGTTTAGAAAATCAAAAGTTAAATTTAGAGAACAATGACAATATTTATGAGATAGATAAAAAAATAAATAGTTTAAATGAAAATATCAAAAATATAAAAAATGAAAAAGAAATTTTATTAAAAAATTTAAAAATTGAACAAATTGCAGCTATTGAAGAACAAATAAAAATTTTAGAAAATAAAAATGACTCATTAAATTCAAGAAAAATATTATTAAGTGAACAAATAAATCAGATAGATAATTCTGAAAGAAAAGATTTAAAGGAAATTAGTAAATTAAGCGAATTAAAAAATATATCACAAGAGATTTTATCATATGAAAATAAAAATAAGGAGAATAATATACAATTAGAACAATATAATAAAGAAAAAGAAAAGTATATTATAAAAGCAAAATCATCAGGATATATTTATATTAATCAAGAATTAAAAGAAGGAAGTTTTGTAACGCAAGGAGCAAATATATGTAGAATATTATCTGAAAATTCAGGGGAATTTTTTGCTGAAATTTATGTTGAAAATAAAGATATAGGTAAAATTAATAATTCACAAAACATAAAATTGGAGATTCCGTCATATCCATCACAGGAATATGGATATTTTGAGGGGGAAATAAATTATGTATCAAAAGATGTAAAATTTGATAAAAATTCTGGAAAATCTTATTATTTAATAAGAGTCAATTTTAAAAACGAAGATTTAATAAGTAAAAATATTAAACTTATAAATGGCATGTTTGTTAAATCTAACATAATTTTGGAGCAAAAAAATATTTTGTTATATATTCTTAATAAATTAAATTTTTTTGATTAA